The Rhineura floridana isolate rRhiFlo1 chromosome 10, rRhiFlo1.hap2, whole genome shotgun sequence genome includes a region encoding these proteins:
- the LOC133365355 gene encoding uncharacterized protein LOC133365355 — MLEMLARQLHWTLCCWLGVCLWLLAGETGCISTELCRSPPCGRSSDSEHQPSREQCHGSRCSGRASHPTRAFAHTTTPVRGQLHSKHLVPALQQQQPLVASSLGHTALAMRGTEESCPGGGDCTSGAPNGTIQDCKGIECRLPLRIRQRSRPATQAIPCSPNQGEGCPEPTLVRVSERAAQFIGEDLAYTASELGGAALGVQLTCDVKPGENEVPSEDALVLQLQLTKGQEKFVEMLKNQQVVIVDLQQKLSEQQSTLVTQQREIIEQQRKMYEQMDLIKVQYGMLFDTVKQTSFKSLQEDIQHYFESNLHGLQNQVRNHLQKSYSVHKVKVEAKVIDVGEPLMDCGLCESDEFCNFQKTPSQCEKCTLCPAGFFQLSECSANADRICQDRDECIESPNICGERIKCLNTPGGFRCLGIAEKEAALGLCGEEYFFNKELQECQACLMCEDGVVVFPCSTVSDTVCSTASENKLSQSWTASIVLPLAKSGTSEVYPGLTLKIKEKQEGDIVTVDENSLVFKQHGLMWADFNFAVKHNCRNFLQLSLKLSNREEGYELSAVRIEQPEGKIFQSTSVSSAAEVEPSQTLSVFLKSPNQFCNQSKDFNIYHLNAPLSLFWLSHDTGAVAMTAQMSTSMHYQTNYRPTFKLVSLSDPYMLTLSHDGRAIKFTEMGVVKFVFHQALYSMGHTCIREGFSLVSYLNRNGTNAELMTVHKSGVNYRDTSISASGATKVGAGDLISFEILSPAQCNVRYFGDSSGISMLSLIWIPSAVSTALSASVSVMGLPTGAVRNKLLDFTLVSSNEKQIHLVSTGQLAQKYFLFTERGVASVVFTIKLIHSCNMLRVTLNQLLSNHAQPNAVAQQVGGQMPEGSIWTSVTLRYSFEVCNGTMISISLDCVRGRVNHIAHEHGTSLSILWISSVPGEN; from the exons ATGCTGGAAATGCTGGCAAGACAGCTCCATTGGACTCTCTGTTGCTGGCTAGGGGTTTGCCTGTGGCTTCTGGCTGGCGAAACAGGATGTATCAGCACTGAGCTCTGCAGAAGCCCCCCATGTGGCCGGAGCAGTGACAGTGAACATCAGCCCAGCAGAGAACAGTGCCACGGTTCCCGCTGCTCAGGCAGAGCAAGTCACCCAACTCGTGCCTTTGCTCACACCACAACCCCTGTGCGAGGGCAGCTGCACAGCAAGCATCTGGTACCTGCCctccaacagcagcagccactAGTGGCCAGCAGCCTGGGACATACGGCCTTGGCCATGAGGGGTACAGAAGAGAGTTGTCCTGGAGGAGGAGACTGCACCTCTGGGGCTCCCAATGGCACCATACAAGACTGCAAAGGCATTGAGTGCAGGCTGCCCCTGCGCATTCGACAGAGGTCCAGGCCGGCTACCCAGGCCATCCCATGCTCCCCAAACCAGGGGGAAGGCTGCCCTGAGCCGACCCTGGTTAGAGTCTCTGAGAGGGCAGCCCAGTTCATCGGGGAGGACCTTGCCTACACAGCTTCAGAACTAGGGGGTGCCGCCCTGGGCGTTCAGCTTACCTGTGATGTCAAACCAG gggaaaatgaGGTCCCATCTGAGGATGCACTTGTGCTACAACTTCAGCTGACTAAAGGACAAGAGAAGTTTGTTGAAATGCTGAAAAACCAGCAGGTGGTGATTGTGGATTTACAGCAAAAACTCTCAGAGCAACAGAGTACTTTAGTCACCCAGCAGCGGGAAATCATTGAGCAACAAAGGAAAATGTATGAGCAAATGGATCTGATAAAGGTCCAGTATGGCATGCTTTTTGATACGGTGAAGCAAACGTCATTTAAAAGTTTGCAAGAGGATATTCAACATTATTTTGAATCTAATCTCCACGGCCTTCAGAACCAAGTCAGAAATCATCTCCAGAAGTCATACTCTGTGCATAAAGTCAAAGTTGAGGCAAAAGTGATTGATGTTGGGGAACCTTTAATGGACTGTGGACTTTGTGAAAGTGATGAATTTTGCAATTTCCAGAAGACACCCTCACAATGTGAAAAATGCACCTTGTGCCCTGCCGGCTTTTTCCAACTGTCTGAATGTTCTGCAAATGCTGATCGGATATGCCAG GACAGAGATGAGTGCATTGAATCACCAAACATATGTGGGGAAAGGATAAAATGTCTGAACACTCCAG GAGGATTCCGATGTCTTGGAATTGCAGAAAAAGAAGCTGCCTTGGGATTGTGTGGAGAAGAGTACTTCTTTAACAAAGAGCTGCAAGAGTGCCAGGCTTGCCTAATGTGCGAAGATGGGGTGGTTGTTTTCCCTTGCTCCACTGTCAGCGATACAGTTTGCTCAACAGCCAGTGAGAACAAGCTGTCGCAGTCCTGGACTGCAAGCATTGTTTTACCCTTGGCAAAGTCTGGCACTTCTGAAGTCTATCCTGGTTTAACCTTGAAGATAAAAGAAAAGCAGGAGGGGGACATAGTAACGGTGGACGAGAACAGCCTGGTCTTCAAGCAGCATGGCTTGATGTGGGCCGACTTCAATTTTGCTGTGAAGCACAACTGCAGGAACTTCCTCCAGCTCTCCTTAAAACTCAGCAACAGGGAGGAGGGCTACGAGCTAAGCGCTGTCCGGATTGAGCAGCCAGAAGGCAAAATTTTCCAGAGCACCAGCGTGAGTAGTGCTGCCGAGGTGGAGCCGAGCCAAACCCTTTCTGTGTTTTTGAAGAGCCCTAATCAATTCTGCAACCAAAGTAAAGACTTCAACATTTACCACCTCAATGCGCCCCTCAGTTTGTTTTGGTTATCCCATGATACGGGGGCGGTGGCCATGACCGCGCAGATGTCTACCTCAATGCACTACCAAACCAACTATCGGCCAACCTTTAAATTAGTTTCTCTTTCTGATCCTTACATGCTAACTTTGTCCCACGATGGCAGAGCCATCAAGTTTACTGAAATGGGTGTGGtgaagtttgttttccatcaggcGTTATACTCCATGGGCCACACCTGCATTCGCGAAGGGTTTTCCCTGGTTTCTTATCTCAACCGAAATGGCACCAATGCAGAACTAATGACCGTGCATAAGTCTGGTGTCAATTATCGAGACACGTCAATCTCTGCCTCCGGAGCCACCAAAGTTGGAGCTGGGGATCTGATTAGCTTTGAGATCCTTTCGCCAGCACAATGCAACGTTCGTTATTTTGGAGACAGCTCTGGAATTAGTATGCTGAGCCTCATCTGGATCCCATCTGCAGTTTCCACTGCTCTTTCAGCCTCGGTCTCTGTTATGGGACTGCCTACAGGAGCTgtcagaaacaaattactggatTTTACTCTAGTGTCATCCAATGAGAAGCAGATCCATCTAGTTTCTACTGGACAACTTGCTCAAAAATATTTTCTGTTTACCGAAAGGGGAGTTGCCAGTGTTGTGTTTACAATAAAGTTGATCCACTCATGTAACATGCTCAGAGTGACTCTAAATCAGCTCCTCAGTAATCATGCGCAACCTAATGCAGTTGCACAGCAGGTTGGAGGGCAAATGCCAGAGGGAAGCATCTGGACCAGTGTTACTCTTCGTTACTCTTTTGAAGTTTGCAACGGTACAATGATATCTATTTCTCTTGACTGTGTGCGTGGCAGAGTCAATCATATTGCACATGAACATGGCACCAGTTTATCTATCTTATGGATTTCATCTGTCCCAGGAGAAAACTAA